aaatattattttaatatattttaaaataaaaaacactttgaaatcACCTTCAACAACAAAACGTAGGACGCCTGATTCCCGGACAGTCACTTAACAGCATATAACAATGCAGTAGAAAAAGCGGGAAATTAGAAGAGCAAGACTCTGAGTCCTCAACCGAAACGCAATGGACGATTCAGGAGCGATTCTCTGTCAAATCACTTCTCTAAAAGACATGCTCGATCAAGTATTTGTGTTCTTTTCTCTTTGACGCAGTTGTTTTATTACCCTAGGCCGACGGGTTCTTAATTCTAATGACTACAACAagaatttggtattttttcttaataaaaaattcaatgctTAGGTAAATGAGGAAATCGAAGCTAACATTCAGATAACTCGAGAGATCGAGTCAGAGATAGTCAAATGCACCGAGTTCGAGGCCGATTTGGCTGCCAGAGAATCGGACCTCACCAAGACGCTTTATTTCTCGCAATTTGAAATCAATGGATTACTCTCTGTTGCCtgtaattcattttattattatttttcatttgttttgcttcaattttattttatctttgtttatgattttaaaaaatgcgCAGATGAGTCGAAGAAGTCTGTTAAATTCTTAGAGGAGGAGATTTGTGGTCTAAGAAAAAGGAAGATGGAGATGCTTGAAAGCATGGACGACAAGCGGTATTCACtcaaatctttatttatttatttattagatttggattcaatctattttttttttggtagaccATCAGGTTTTCAATGTACACATCAATTAATTAtgccttgttgttgttgttgttgttgttttatttgagaatttATGAAATGGTAATTTGTTTTATCTTCTTCATGAACTTGAAGTTACGTATTTTCTGATGTAGTtccattagggttttttttttttaatgagaattgAGAAAAGTGTTTATTATTAACCAGTGGCTAAGCGGAAACAACATGTAGGGGATGGTCTTAACCAAATCCAACCGAATGAGTGATAAAAAAGTAgcagtaaatataaaaaataacaaggcatGGGCAACAGAACCTGATAGATTATACTTTCTTGCAAATGAATCACAACCAAGGGCTCCGTGTAATCAAGCCAAAAACATCATCCCAATCTAGAACCGAGTTATTGAAGCTAGATTGTTTTCTGCTTACCAGATGGACTGAAGTATCTGAAAacatcatagaaaacaaaaccttTCGCTGCATTTATCCTTTAAAGGCCAATGTTCATATAGAGTAAATATTGAGCTAGGGGCTCCAAATTTCCCAAACTTTGCTGCCGTGTAAAGGAAGATGTACTGTTGTTTCTTCAAAGCTGTTGCAAAGAGGGGAAAGCAGTTCCTTATGATGCTCCTGCGAAACAACTGCTCTATGGTGCTTAGCTTGTTTATAGATGCCAGCCATTTAGGTGGGGCAATAGACATCCAAACACTAGTGAATGATGGAGCATTGTTAGAAAATAGAACATCATCTGTTATTCTACAGCATGAGTTCACCTTGCATCCTCCATGTATCGTGTATCTTTATATTATTCTGTCAGGTTCATGACATAAAGAAATATCAGAGAGTGAGGACCGTAGCTGATTTCCAAGATCCACATCCCTTGCACAAACTGTCCCATCTTATATTCCATGCACAAACTGTCCCATCTTATAATCCAGAGCCAAGTTGTTCTGTAACAATATCTCATGTTTGAAACAGTTTCATTTCTATCCTCATATTTGTTGAAACATTATGTGAATGAGTAACACAAAGGTTTATCATCTAACTAGCTATCTAGCTAGAATTTCGTTGAAGACCCATCACCATCTGATACACCCAAAACACCTGAGAAAACTCCTGATTGCAGCATTGGATCAGAATAGGATGGAATGATTGCTCTGGAAAGATTGAATTTCTCTAGGCCATAACAATTCACTTGCAGTAGttcagcatttattttatcctaTATTTTTAAGTCATGGAGTTTATATCTTGTTTGAGGTGGTTTCACTTTCTCCAAAAAGAATTACCATATTAGtatgaaaaaattcatgttttggTTATTTGGATAttgccactttttttttttttttttcaaatttgcagAATCATAACTTGGAATAAAGTTTCTCATGACTTTTGCCTACTTTTGCAAGATATGATTGCTCCTCTTTTGGTAGATATTATTTATcctcatttaatatttaacattACTAAATGTTAATTGATTCTGTACAGAGAACAGTTTGTCATGCAATGCCTAGAATTTCAAAGGGACATCGACAAAGGTGAAAATGAAGTGGTGAATTTGTTGTCAGAAAAGGAGTTTCTTGAAAATGAAATCCATCTCTTGGATGAGAAAAATAATGCTTTAAAGAATTTGATGTTGGCTTTCACGGATGAAATTGTTCAAGATCTTCTTGATTGCAACTCTGGTACATTTTCAACTTGCCCGTGTCTTTTGCTTCTTCTAGTTGAAgtcattttttcattaaaatcttgtttttgttgtgCTTAAGTTGCTTATCTTCTTTCCTTGCATCAATGGTTACTCAACATCCGTttctatttttaagtttatgcTACTTTATCAATAGATTACTTATTTGATATGGCATGCCAACATATACACTTGCATAATTTGCAGTTGCACGTTTTTAAGCTGATCTGTTAgaccattttttgtttttttatttaatgagttCTTTATTAAGAGATTCATTGCATAGATGATTTACGCCAAGATCATTCTTGGAGTACATGTATGGGTAGTTTTTGGAtaaatagttatataatataaataaagcaAACTTAAATTCTAGTATCAAGCTCTAGTGTGAGAATATCTTTTAGATGAATACAGGAGTTGATCTAATAGTTCTTCAACTTCCATTACTGCACTTGGACCAAAACCTGTCATGAGAAACTCATTGGTTATTTTCTTCCCTTATTTATTGAAGGCTTTAACATGATGAGAGTTCAACTTTGgatattttgactttttttttttttcatcattgttGTAATATCTGTAACGTCCTCTAGCCTTGagttttattgttgattttctatttatttgttgaCTAAACATACATTTTCCATTCTCATAAGTGTCTGCTAATCTTTGGTTGGATTAGATAGGGACCTATAAATTGATCTTTGTGTGTGATCGGCCTCCTCTCCATTTTGACAGGCCTTTAGTGTGAACCTTTTGACCAAGTTACTTGGCTCTTTCTGAAAATATACCCCATGCCCTGTGCCAACTACCAACAAAATGATGCCTTTTCGGTACTGCTATGAAACTCTTTAGAAAGGCCCATACAATGTTGTCACAAGGCGCCTAGGCGCTCACTTAAGCGCCGGAGGTGAGGTGCCTTTCTTAGCCTAAGGCGATGGAGTTTGAAGAGGCGTTGCCTAGGCAAACGCCTGTGCATGGGAGGTAGGTGATAAAGGCATCGCTTGATGAAAATTAACTGACACTGACACTGAGGATTAGTTTGAAGAGGCATCTCtttgatttctgttttttttttcttaaaaaaaaaaacttatgttttGTCTTGTTTGTCTCTTTATCTAGTCTTatacaagaaagaaattaaggGTAGTTTTGTAAAAAACATAAGAGTCAAGAATGAAGACTAAGAACAACAAAGGtatttcttcaactttttttcatgtcatctcatctttttgtttcttaatttctcaTATAAAAACTCTACTAAgtatatcatataaaaattctttaaattcttttattttgttttaaaggtGAAAAATGTAACTTTATATGACTAtattatggtattttatattttcttttgattttctaatgatCTAATCATAAGTggtatatattttagattgatatatcataatataatattatacatGTAATTTTTTGTATCATACTGGTTGAGCG
The sequence above is drawn from the Populus alba chromosome 15, ASM523922v2, whole genome shotgun sequence genome and encodes:
- the LOC118037322 gene encoding uncharacterized protein isoform X2, giving the protein MDDSGAILCQITSLKDMLDQVNEEIEANIQITREIESEIVKCTEFEADLAARESDLTKTLYFSQFEINGLLSVAYESKKSVKFLEEEICGLRKRKMEMLESMDDKREQFVMQCLEFQRDIDKGENEVVNLLSEKEFLENEIHLLDEKNNALKNLMLAFTDEIVQDLLDCNSALDVETQSRNHENEKLLKDIDVMKSMLHSSINHYNC
- the LOC118037322 gene encoding uncharacterized protein isoform X4; the encoded protein is MDDSGAILCQITSLKDMLDQVNEEIEANIQITREIESEIVKCTEFEADLAARESDLTKTLYFSQFEINGLLSVACNSFYYYFSFVLLQFYFIFVYDFKKCADESKKSVKFLEEEICGLRKRKMEMLESMDDKREQFVMQCLEFQRDIDKGENEVVNLLSEKEFLENEIHLLDEKNNALKNLMLAFTDEIVQDLLDCNSGL
- the LOC118037322 gene encoding uncharacterized protein isoform X3, which produces MDDSGAILCQITSLKDMLDQVNEEIEANIQITREIESEIVKCTEFEADLAARESDLTKTLYFSQFEINGLLSVACNSFYYYFSFVLLQFYFIFVYDFKKCADESKKSVKFLEEEICGLRKRKMEMLESMDDKREQFVMQCLEFQRDIDKGENEVVNLLSEKEFLENEIHLLDEKNNALKNLMLAFTDEIVQDLLDCNSEFL
- the LOC118037322 gene encoding uncharacterized protein isoform X1, with the protein product MDDSGAILCQITSLKDMLDQVNEEIEANIQITREIESEIVKCTEFEADLAARESDLTKTLYFSQFEINGLLSVACNSFYYYFSFVLLQFYFIFVYDFKKCADESKKSVKFLEEEICGLRKRKMEMLESMDDKREQFVMQCLEFQRDIDKGENEVVNLLSEKEFLENEIHLLDEKNNALKNLMLAFTDEIVQDLLDCNSALDVETQSRNHENEKLLKDIDVMKSMLHSSINHYNC